In Pedobacter sp. SL55, the following proteins share a genomic window:
- a CDS encoding polyprenol monophosphomannose synthase gives MSDSLVIIPTYNEKENIEKIIRKVFSLPYHFEILIIDDGSPDGTAQIVKNLQDEFPMLHIEERKGKLGLGTAYIHGFKWALAREYQYIFEMDADFSHNPDDLIKLRDACVNGADVAIGSRYVKGVNVVNWPMGRVLMSYFASMYVRLITRINIQDATAGFKCYTRKVLETIPMEKIKFVGYAFQIEMKFTAIKYGFNVVEVPIIFTDRTEGTSKMSTRIFREAFLGVIQMKVNSWFRNYKR, from the coding sequence TTGTCAGACAGTTTAGTCATTATACCTACTTACAACGAGAAAGAGAATATCGAAAAGATTATTCGAAAGGTGTTCTCGTTACCTTATCATTTCGAAATTTTGATTATCGACGATGGATCTCCAGATGGTACGGCACAAATTGTAAAAAATTTGCAGGATGAATTTCCAATGCTACATATCGAAGAGCGAAAAGGTAAATTGGGTTTAGGTACAGCTTACATACATGGTTTTAAGTGGGCTTTAGCGAGAGAATATCAATATATTTTTGAGATGGATGCCGATTTTTCTCACAATCCAGACGATTTAATTAAGCTGAGAGATGCCTGTGTAAACGGTGCTGATGTGGCCATTGGCTCTCGGTATGTAAAAGGTGTAAATGTAGTTAATTGGCCAATGGGACGTGTTTTGATGTCTTATTTTGCGTCAATGTACGTTCGTTTAATTACAAGGATCAATATACAAGATGCTACCGCTGGTTTTAAGTGCTATACTCGAAAAGTGCTTGAAACTATCCCTATGGAAAAAATCAAATTTGTGGGCTATGCTTTTCAAATTGAAATGAAGTTTACTGCAATTAAATACGGCTTTAACGTGGTTGAAGTACCCATTATTTTTACAGATAGAACCGAGGGAACATCAAAAATGAGTACCCGCATTTTTAGGGAAGCTTTTTTAGGTGTAATACAAATGAAAGTGAATAGCTGGTTCAGAAATTACAAGAGATAA
- a CDS encoding YqgE/AlgH family protein: MLSLLNPSTGKLLISEPFLADPNFKRSVVLLAEYSHESAMGFILNQPSNLVVKDLIPDLWMADFPVFIGGPVEIETIHFVHRCYDKLNSGEEIAEGVYWGGDFETLKLLINNNSVQEDEVKFFLGYSGWGFNQLEDELVTNTWIVSDQYHQDIVFSNNEEELWKEVIINLGPKYAHVSNFPVDPNLN, from the coding sequence ATGTTAAGCTTATTAAATCCATCTACTGGTAAGTTACTCATCTCGGAGCCATTTTTGGCCGATCCGAATTTTAAACGTTCTGTAGTATTACTTGCCGAATATAGCCATGAAAGCGCTATGGGGTTCATTTTAAATCAACCAAGCAATTTGGTAGTTAAAGATCTTATTCCAGATTTATGGATGGCAGATTTTCCTGTTTTTATTGGTGGACCGGTAGAAATAGAAACCATTCATTTTGTGCATCGCTGCTATGATAAATTAAATAGTGGAGAAGAAATTGCGGAAGGCGTTTATTGGGGTGGAGATTTTGAGACACTAAAATTACTAATCAACAACAATAGTGTGCAAGAAGATGAAGTGAAGTTCTTTTTAGGCTATTCTGGCTGGGGCTTTAACCAATTAGAAGATGAATTGGTAACCAATACTTGGATTGTTTCAGATCAATATCATCAGGATATCGTATTTTCTAATAACGAAGAGGAGCTTTGGAAAGAGGTAATTATTAACTTGGGGCCTAAGTACGCACATGTAAGTAATTTCCCAGTTGATCCTAATTTAAACTAA
- the pdxH gene encoding pyridoxamine 5'-phosphate oxidase: MKLTKEMLQNLRQDYKAAELSESDIVKNPMAQFEKWFSDAVNAEIFEPNVMTLATADKTGRPNARIVLLKGFDENGFSFYTNYLSQKGKEIKKNPLACLVFFWAELERQVRIEGKIEKLDKETSEQYFNSRPVGSQIGAIASPQSQVIASRKILENKVEELTKQYEGKTIPKPAHWGGYIVKPTVIEFWQGRSSRLHDRIKYTFVNGSWRIERLAP; the protein is encoded by the coding sequence ATGAAGCTTACTAAAGAAATGTTACAAAACTTGCGCCAAGACTACAAAGCGGCCGAGTTAAGTGAAAGTGATATAGTTAAAAATCCAATGGCACAGTTCGAAAAATGGTTTTCTGATGCCGTAAACGCAGAGATTTTTGAACCCAACGTAATGACACTGGCAACCGCAGATAAAACTGGACGGCCAAACGCTAGGATTGTGTTGTTAAAAGGCTTTGATGAAAATGGTTTCAGTTTTTACACCAATTATCTTAGTCAAAAAGGTAAAGAAATTAAAAAAAATCCTTTGGCTTGCTTAGTCTTTTTTTGGGCAGAATTAGAACGTCAGGTAAGAATTGAAGGTAAAATAGAAAAATTAGACAAAGAAACTTCAGAACAATATTTTAACTCACGCCCGGTAGGTAGTCAAATTGGTGCCATTGCTTCGCCACAAAGCCAAGTAATTGCAAGCCGCAAAATTTTAGAAAACAAAGTAGAAGAATTGACCAAGCAATACGAAGGCAAAACAATACCAAAGCCTGCACATTGGGGCGGTTATATTGTAAAACCTACTGTAATTGAATTTTGGCAAGGCCGGTCTAGCAGGTTACACGACAGAATAAAATACACCTTTGTAAACGGGAGCTGGAGAATTGAACGCCTAGCGCCTTAA
- the topA gene encoding type I DNA topoisomerase, with product MAKNLLIVESPAKAKTIEGYLGKDFLVKSSYGHIRDLVKGDMGIDVDNDFSQTYEVPADKKQVVAELKKLAKGAETVWLASDEDREGEAISWHLFETLGLKKENTKRIVFHEITKPAILKAIDTPRGIDYNLVYAQQARRVLDRLVGFELSPVLWKKVKPSLSAGRVQSVAVRLIVDREREVNSFNSTAAFKITAQFTTGNGKEIVKAELPQRFEKAEEAEKFLQDCVNANFKVNNLEVKPAKRNPAAPFTTSTLQQEASRKLGYSVARTMQIAQRLYENGKITYMRTDSVNLSETAVAAAAAEIKSAYGSQYHQPRVYKTKSAGAQEAHEAIRPTYFDRHTTDGDNAEKRLYELIWKRAIASQMSEAVFEKTTVDIGVSSRKEIFGAQGEVLKFDGFLKVYLESTDDEDEENENNLLPPLTVGQSLALKEMLATERFSRPPARYTEASLVKKLEELGIGRPSTYAPTISTIQNRGYVVKEDRDGKKRDFLAFSLTDGKINKQKKSEITGAEKAKLFPTDIGEVVNDFLVEHFKGIVDFNFTAKVEKQFDEIAQGLQEWTDMLHSFYKPFHNEVETTIENADRATGERLLGTDPTTGKNVYTKVGRFGPLVQIGELSDNEDEKPRYASLTKTQSVGTITLEEALDLFKLPFQLEDYEGKEVSVGLGRFGPYVKWGDTFISIPKNEDPLSVDQARAIEIIGEKITADAPVASYEGLPVTKGTGRFGPFIKWNNLFINVPKAYNFDSLSANDIKELIEKKIEKENNRYIQQWESEKIAIENGRWGPFIRFGKEMLKLKNNPKTKGKYTAEELAEISLEEVKKLIVEQSPKAFDTKKAPAKKKAVAKKK from the coding sequence ATGGCAAAAAATTTATTGATAGTAGAGTCTCCCGCAAAAGCGAAAACCATAGAAGGATATCTTGGAAAAGATTTTTTAGTGAAATCTAGCTACGGCCATATTCGTGATTTGGTTAAGGGCGACATGGGAATTGATGTGGACAATGATTTTTCGCAAACTTATGAGGTACCAGCAGATAAAAAACAGGTGGTAGCCGAATTAAAAAAATTAGCTAAGGGAGCCGAAACGGTATGGCTAGCATCCGATGAGGACCGCGAAGGAGAAGCCATTTCTTGGCACTTATTTGAAACACTTGGATTAAAAAAAGAAAACACCAAACGTATTGTATTTCACGAAATTACCAAGCCAGCCATATTAAAAGCCATTGATACGCCTAGAGGTATAGACTATAATTTGGTTTATGCGCAACAGGCACGCAGGGTTTTAGATCGTTTGGTAGGTTTTGAGCTTTCTCCTGTACTTTGGAAAAAAGTTAAACCTTCTTTATCTGCCGGCCGTGTGCAATCTGTTGCAGTACGTTTAATTGTAGATAGAGAACGCGAAGTAAATAGTTTTAATAGTACCGCTGCCTTTAAAATTACCGCACAATTTACTACTGGCAATGGCAAAGAAATTGTAAAAGCAGAACTGCCGCAACGTTTTGAAAAAGCAGAAGAAGCCGAAAAATTTCTTCAAGATTGTGTAAACGCTAATTTTAAGGTAAACAATTTAGAGGTTAAGCCTGCCAAGAGAAATCCGGCGGCGCCATTTACCACTTCTACCCTGCAACAAGAAGCTTCTAGAAAATTAGGCTATTCGGTGGCCAGAACCATGCAAATTGCGCAAAGGCTTTACGAAAACGGTAAGATCACTTATATGCGTACCGATTCGGTAAACTTATCGGAAACTGCTGTGGCCGCTGCTGCTGCCGAAATTAAATCGGCCTATGGTAGCCAATACCACCAACCAAGAGTTTACAAAACCAAATCTGCAGGTGCACAAGAAGCTCACGAAGCCATACGCCCTACTTATTTTGACAGACATACTACCGATGGCGATAATGCTGAAAAACGCTTATACGAGTTAATCTGGAAACGTGCCATTGCCTCTCAAATGAGCGAAGCCGTTTTCGAAAAAACTACTGTAGATATTGGCGTAAGTAGCAGAAAAGAAATTTTTGGTGCACAAGGCGAAGTGTTAAAGTTTGATGGTTTCTTGAAGGTATATTTAGAATCTACCGACGATGAAGACGAGGAAAACGAAAACAATTTATTGCCACCATTAACTGTTGGCCAATCGCTAGCACTAAAAGAAATGCTGGCAACAGAGCGTTTCTCTAGGCCGCCAGCACGTTATACAGAGGCTAGTTTGGTAAAAAAACTAGAAGAATTAGGCATTGGCCGACCTTCTACTTACGCTCCAACCATTTCTACTATACAAAATAGAGGTTACGTAGTTAAAGAAGATAGAGACGGTAAAAAAAGAGATTTCTTGGCTTTTTCATTAACTGATGGAAAAATTAACAAACAAAAGAAATCAGAAATTACTGGCGCCGAAAAAGCGAAGCTCTTCCCTACTGATATTGGCGAAGTAGTGAATGATTTCTTGGTAGAACACTTTAAAGGTATTGTAGATTTTAATTTCACTGCCAAGGTAGAAAAACAGTTTGACGAGATTGCACAAGGTTTGCAAGAATGGACAGATATGCTACATTCGTTCTACAAACCATTCCATAACGAGGTAGAAACTACCATAGAAAATGCCGACAGAGCTACTGGAGAACGTTTGCTAGGTACAGACCCTACAACTGGTAAAAATGTGTATACCAAGGTTGGACGTTTTGGTCCGTTGGTTCAAATTGGCGAACTAAGCGACAATGAAGACGAAAAACCTCGTTACGCAAGTTTAACCAAAACACAATCGGTAGGTACCATTACCTTAGAAGAAGCTTTAGATTTGTTCAAATTGCCTTTCCAATTAGAAGATTATGAGGGCAAGGAGGTTTCGGTAGGTCTTGGTCGTTTTGGCCCTTATGTAAAATGGGGTGATACATTTATTTCTATTCCTAAAAATGAAGATCCGCTAAGTGTAGATCAAGCTAGGGCTATTGAAATTATTGGCGAAAAAATTACTGCTGATGCTCCTGTAGCCTCTTACGAAGGTTTGCCGGTAACCAAAGGAACTGGGCGTTTTGGTCCTTTTATTAAATGGAACAATTTATTCATCAATGTTCCTAAAGCTTACAATTTCGATTCACTTTCGGCAAACGACATTAAGGAACTGATTGAGAAAAAGATAGAGAAAGAGAACAACCGCTACATACAACAGTGGGAAAGTGAAAAAATTGCTATCGAAAATGGCCGTTGGGGACCGTTTATCCGTTTCGGAAAAGAAATGCTTAAATTAAAGAATAACCCTAAAACTAAAGGAAAATATACCGCAGAAGAATTGGCAGAAATTTCTTTAGAAGAGGTTAAGAAGTTAATTGTAGAACAATCGCCCAAAGCTTTTGATACAAAGAAAGCACCAGCTAAAAAGAAAGCAGTAGCGAAGAAAAAGTAA
- a CDS encoding STING domain-containing protein: MNVKPRIFIGSSSEGLKVAKYVKSYFANDFECFLWTDDIFKYNESVFDTLLKSASLFDFGIMVATKDDFTVSRNTNFDTPRDNIVFEYGLFLGRVGAGKAFVLQEEGTKLPTDLFGITTPRFVLADNLLQAEKLNDELRKIGNSMKEKMKIGELGLLPSTALAIGYYENFVALSCEALIAKGELQVGGKVFKKFEFNIVIPNDLDGDVKKKAKIFCTKLGLKEAKIETSGRGYPIWVTYKEGDDVLKIYDMPPTINGIDKAIEMYMKKGHIGKTTEQKLLEERELRNFKNVIQLLIDNDAYCKHLVRFVDENQEFF; the protein is encoded by the coding sequence ATGAATGTTAAGCCAAGAATATTTATAGGTTCTTCTAGCGAAGGACTTAAAGTTGCAAAGTATGTGAAATCTTATTTTGCTAACGACTTCGAGTGTTTTTTGTGGACAGATGATATATTTAAATACAATGAAAGCGTATTTGATACACTTTTGAAAAGTGCCAGCCTGTTTGACTTTGGGATAATGGTGGCTACAAAGGACGATTTTACGGTCTCGAGGAACACCAATTTTGACACCCCTCGTGATAACATTGTTTTTGAATATGGTCTTTTTTTAGGTAGAGTAGGTGCAGGGAAAGCTTTTGTACTACAGGAAGAAGGAACTAAATTACCTACAGATCTTTTTGGAATTACTACCCCGCGTTTTGTGTTGGCTGATAACTTACTGCAAGCTGAAAAGTTAAATGATGAGCTTAGGAAAATCGGTAATTCGATGAAGGAGAAAATGAAAATAGGGGAGTTGGGCTTGTTACCTTCTACTGCTTTAGCGATTGGCTATTACGAAAATTTTGTGGCCCTAAGTTGCGAGGCTTTGATTGCCAAAGGTGAATTGCAAGTTGGTGGCAAAGTTTTCAAGAAATTTGAATTTAATATAGTTATTCCAAATGATTTAGATGGTGATGTTAAAAAGAAAGCAAAAATTTTCTGCACGAAACTGGGACTTAAGGAGGCTAAGATTGAAACCTCGGGCAGGGGCTATCCAATTTGGGTAACCTACAAGGAGGGTGATGACGTCCTAAAGATTTACGATATGCCACCTACAATTAATGGAATAGATAAGGCTATTGAAATGTATATGAAAAAAGGGCATATAGGGAAAACCACGGAGCAAAAATTATTAGAAGAACGTGAATTAAGAAACTTTAAAAATGTAATTCAACTATTAATTGACAATGATGCCTATTGTAAGCATTTAGTTAGATTTGTGGATGAAAATCAAGAGTTCTTTTGA
- a CDS encoding peptide MFS transporter — protein sequence MNQTTKHPKQLYLLFFTEMWERFSFYGMKALLLAYMVTQLKFDEPKGYAILGAYSALVYTMPMFGGMLADKFLGYRRAIIFGGVMMAIGHIVLAVPQDWSFFYGMAFIICGNGFFKPNVSSLVGTLYDNNDPKKDSAFSLFYMGINIGAALGGLLCGYVGQQINWHYGFGLAGIFMVLGLVVFIIGKASLKEKGLPLTQDLHRKIAGFLTVEYTIYLLTFVTLPLIVTLFNYYEALDSIMLGLAVISVIYILYLSSKLEKEAKFKLLSALTLVVVSTFFWAFYEQNAGSLNLFAMRNVDMHVFGTALPALSVNNFLPPAWVIILSLVFASLWPWLNKRGLEPSTPAKFAMSFIFVAAGFFTFYLACQASLSHGLIPLVAFAGGYFFIICGEMCISPVGLSMITKLSPVNIVGLMMGIFFFFTAIGEFLAGKIGALMSIPKAIVEANNPVLSLPYYANVLLQISIYSAGIGIFIFFLVPVLKKWMGNIR from the coding sequence ATGAACCAAACAACAAAACACCCTAAACAGCTCTATCTCCTATTTTTTACTGAAATGTGGGAACGGTTTTCGTTTTATGGAATGAAAGCCTTATTGTTAGCCTACATGGTTACTCAACTGAAATTTGATGAGCCTAAGGGTTATGCTATTTTAGGTGCTTACTCTGCCTTGGTTTATACCATGCCCATGTTTGGCGGCATGCTGGCCGATAAATTTCTGGGATACCGTAGGGCCATTATTTTTGGTGGCGTAATGATGGCAATTGGGCACATTGTACTGGCCGTACCACAAGATTGGAGTTTCTTTTATGGCATGGCCTTCATTATTTGTGGAAACGGTTTCTTTAAGCCTAACGTATCTAGTTTGGTGGGTACGCTTTATGACAATAACGATCCTAAAAAAGACAGTGCATTTTCGCTGTTTTATATGGGAATTAATATTGGAGCAGCTTTGGGCGGCCTGCTTTGTGGCTACGTTGGTCAACAAATTAATTGGCACTACGGCTTCGGTTTGGCGGGTATTTTCATGGTATTGGGTTTGGTAGTTTTTATCATTGGTAAAGCTTCCCTAAAAGAAAAAGGCTTGCCATTAACGCAAGATTTACACCGAAAAATTGCAGGTTTTTTAACCGTAGAATACACCATTTACTTACTCACTTTTGTAACCTTACCTTTAATTGTAACCTTATTTAATTATTACGAGGCTTTAGACAGTATCATGCTTGGGCTTGCTGTAATTTCTGTTATTTATATTCTTTATTTATCATCGAAACTAGAAAAGGAAGCCAAGTTCAAATTACTTTCTGCTTTAACTTTGGTAGTAGTTTCTACATTTTTCTGGGCATTTTATGAGCAAAATGCGGGTTCGCTAAACCTTTTTGCCATGAGAAATGTAGATATGCACGTTTTTGGAACGGCGCTGCCTGCCCTATCAGTAAACAATTTTTTACCACCAGCTTGGGTAATTATACTCAGTTTGGTGTTTGCCTCATTGTGGCCATGGCTAAATAAACGCGGTTTAGAGCCCTCTACTCCTGCCAAATTTGCCATGTCATTTATTTTCGTAGCGGCTGGTTTTTTCACTTTTTATTTAGCCTGCCAAGCTAGTTTAAGTCATGGTCTTATCCCTTTGGTTGCATTTGCTGGCGGATATTTCTTTATCATTTGCGGCGAGATGTGCATTTCGCCAGTAGGTTTATCTATGATTACCAAACTATCGCCAGTAAATATTGTAGGCTTAATGATGGGGATTTTCTTCTTCTTTACTGCAATTGGAGAATTTCTAGCTGGCAAAATAGGTGCATTAATGAGCATTCCTAAAGCTATTGTAGAAGCAAATAACCCCGTTTTATCTCTGCCTTATTATGCCAATGTGTTACTTCAAATCTCTATCTATTCGGCTGGTATTGGTATATTTATTTTCTTTCTGGTTCCAGTACTAAAGAAATGGATGGGCAACATTAGGTAG
- a CDS encoding ABC transporter ATP-binding protein, giving the protein MQKELITIKDIGRRYVIGTEVIHALKSVSLTIKQGEFVALMGPSGSGKSTLMNILGCLDTPTKGDYILNGTNVSHMSDNELAEVRNKEIGFVFQTFNLLPRSTSLDNVALPLIYAGAGKKERDARAQKALENVGLGNRVTHKPNELSGGQRQRVAVARALINNPSIILADEPTGNLDTKTSIEIMGLLEEIHSKGNTIILVTHEEDIAQHAHRIVRMRDGLIENDYINDDIKSVSPRLKAIQESGNDFENIN; this is encoded by the coding sequence ATGCAGAAAGAACTCATAACCATTAAAGATATTGGCCGTAGGTACGTTATTGGTACCGAGGTTATTCATGCGCTAAAATCTGTAAGTTTAACGATTAAACAAGGCGAGTTTGTGGCTTTAATGGGGCCTTCTGGTTCGGGTAAATCTACATTAATGAACATTTTGGGCTGTTTAGATACACCAACCAAGGGAGATTACATCTTAAACGGCACTAACGTAAGTCACATGTCTGATAACGAACTGGCAGAAGTTCGTAATAAGGAAATTGGTTTCGTTTTTCAAACCTTTAATCTTTTACCCAGATCAACTTCTTTAGATAATGTGGCATTGCCCTTAATTTATGCCGGAGCCGGCAAAAAAGAGCGTGATGCACGTGCCCAAAAGGCGTTAGAAAACGTAGGTTTGGGAAATAGGGTAACGCACAAACCTAACGAATTATCGGGCGGACAACGCCAGCGTGTAGCCGTAGCAAGAGCCTTGATCAATAATCCTTCAATTATATTGGCCGATGAGCCCACAGGTAATTTAGATACTAAAACATCTATTGAAATTATGGGGCTTTTGGAAGAAATACACAGTAAAGGCAACACCATTATCTTGGTAACCCACGAAGAGGATATTGCCCAACATGCACACAGAATTGTACGTATGCGTGATGGACTGATAGAAAATGACTACATTAATGACGACATCAAATCTGTTTCGCCACGCTTAAAAGCCATACAAGAAAGCGGTAACGATTTTGAGAATATAAATTAA
- a CDS encoding zinc-dependent peptidase, whose translation MNYYPYFILFVFFAVALYFIFRKKKVIITPLSVDDKKLLENHVTFYAELDKEKKNLFEEKLTRFLGSVKIEGIGTEVSALDRILVGASAVIPILGFNDWEYRNLGTVLLYPDTFNKDFQFGEGDRNILGMVGDGYMNGQMILSQSALRHGFSKSAGNENTGIHEFVHLIDKSDGATDGVPQYFIQHNYTIPWVKMMHQEIAKIEDNKSDINPYAITNEAEFFAVTSEYFFENPERMKDKHPALYDSLSKIFGQQLA comes from the coding sequence ATGAACTACTATCCATACTTTATTCTTTTTGTATTTTTTGCCGTGGCACTTTACTTTATTTTTCGCAAAAAGAAAGTGATCATTACGCCGCTATCTGTAGATGATAAAAAGCTTTTAGAAAACCACGTAACGTTTTATGCTGAATTGGATAAGGAAAAGAAAAACCTTTTTGAGGAGAAATTAACTCGCTTTTTAGGCAGTGTAAAGATTGAAGGCATTGGTACAGAGGTTAGCGCATTGGATAGGATTTTGGTAGGAGCAAGTGCTGTTATTCCTATATTGGGCTTTAACGATTGGGAATACCGTAATTTAGGAACGGTGTTGCTTTATCCAGATACATTTAACAAAGATTTTCAGTTTGGCGAGGGCGATAGAAATATTTTAGGCATGGTTGGCGATGGCTACATGAACGGCCAGATGATTTTATCTCAATCTGCTTTACGGCATGGTTTTTCTAAAAGCGCTGGTAATGAAAATACAGGTATTCACGAGTTTGTTCATTTAATTGATAAGTCTGATGGCGCTACAGATGGTGTGCCTCAGTATTTTATACAACACAATTACACCATACCTTGGGTAAAAATGATGCATCAAGAAATTGCAAAGATTGAAGATAACAAATCAGATATCAACCCTTATGCTATTACCAACGAAGCAGAGTTTTTTGCCGTTACTTCAGAATATTTCTTTGAAAACCCAGAACGGATGAAAGATAAACATCCTGCTTTATACGACAGTTTGAGCAAGATTTTTGGTCAGCAGCTGGCCTAA
- the gatC gene encoding Asp-tRNA(Asn)/Glu-tRNA(Gln) amidotransferase subunit GatC: MIIDKNTVYKVADLARIEIKDNEVDHLTKEMNKILTFMEKLNELDTEGVVPLVYMNNQANVWREDVAKNEITTVDGLKNSAVHNENFFLVPKIIEK, from the coding sequence ATGATAATAGATAAAAATACAGTATATAAAGTAGCTGATTTAGCTAGAATTGAAATTAAGGACAACGAAGTTGATCATTTGACTAAAGAAATGAACAAGATCCTTACTTTTATGGAAAAGCTGAACGAATTAGATACAGAAGGCGTAGTGCCTTTAGTTTATATGAACAACCAAGCTAATGTTTGGCGAGAAGATGTGGCAAAAAACGAAATTACTACAGTTGATGGTTTAAAAAATTCGGCAGTGCATAACGAAAACTTCTTCTTGGTGCCAAAAATTATCGAGAAATAG
- a CDS encoding glutathione peroxidase, whose product MINTLLIFFGLFMAPNPPKDIYGFSFKTLDGKEVKLSKFKGKKILIVNTASKCGYTKQYEDLEKLHKQYGKNVVLIGFPSANFGGQELGTNAEIKEFCSSKFATTFLIAEKSDVKGKDISPLFQYLTSQANPDFTGDIKWNFEKFLINEKGQLVHRYRSAVKPLDEQIVKNL is encoded by the coding sequence ATGATAAACACATTGTTGATATTTTTTGGCTTGTTTATGGCCCCAAACCCGCCGAAAGACATTTATGGTTTTTCTTTTAAAACACTAGATGGTAAGGAAGTAAAACTCTCTAAGTTTAAAGGCAAAAAGATTTTAATTGTGAATACCGCTTCTAAATGTGGTTACACCAAACAGTACGAGGATCTAGAAAAACTACACAAGCAATATGGCAAGAATGTAGTTTTAATTGGTTTTCCATCGGCAAATTTTGGTGGACAGGAGCTTGGTACCAATGCAGAAATTAAAGAATTTTGCTCAAGCAAATTTGCTACTACCTTTTTAATAGCCGAAAAAAGTGATGTGAAAGGAAAGGATATTTCTCCATTGTTTCAATATTTAACCTCGCAAGCCAACCCTGATTTCACTGGAGATATCAAGTGGAATTTCGAGAAGTTTTTGATCAATGAAAAGGGCCAACTGGTACACCGTTATCGCTCTGCTGTAAAACCTTTAGACGAGCAAATTGTTAAGAATTTGTAA
- a CDS encoding lysophospholipid acyltransferase family protein, with protein sequence MIKLLRRIHLIYSLVCILLFFILFLPFYYCFTRHPKYYGILNKFRTAHAWISSTLAGFFLRFKFEKKLDPNQTYIFCANHTSNLDIIIMCALARGRYHFMGKEELMKNPILGIFFKTIDIAVSRSSKISSFRAFKKAADNLEKGMSLIIFPEGKIDDVYPPVLQDFKSGPFRLAIEKNIPIVPVSIANLWKMMWDDGFKHGTRPGIVDIYVHEPILTSTLAVENDEVLKEDVYKKIYSKL encoded by the coding sequence ATGATTAAACTGCTCCGAAGAATACACCTAATTTATAGTTTGGTTTGTATTCTGCTCTTTTTTATACTTTTTTTACCCTTTTATTATTGCTTCACTAGACATCCGAAGTATTACGGTATACTCAATAAATTTCGTACGGCACATGCTTGGATTTCTTCTACTTTAGCTGGTTTTTTTCTAAGATTTAAGTTCGAAAAAAAGCTTGATCCCAACCAAACCTATATTTTTTGCGCTAACCATACGTCAAATTTAGATATCATTATCATGTGTGCATTGGCACGTGGCAGGTATCATTTTATGGGCAAAGAAGAACTGATGAAGAACCCAATTTTAGGTATCTTCTTTAAAACCATTGATATTGCAGTATCAAGATCGAGTAAAATATCTTCTTTTAGGGCCTTTAAAAAGGCGGCTGATAATTTAGAAAAAGGTATGAGTTTAATTATTTTTCCAGAGGGAAAAATAGACGATGTTTACCCGCCAGTTTTACAAGATTTTAAAAGTGGCCCATTTAGGTTGGCTATTGAAAAAAATATACCTATTGTACCCGTAAGCATTGCCAACCTTTGGAAAATGATGTGGGATGACGGTTTTAAACACGGCACCAGACCGGGTATTGTAGACATTTATGTGCACGAACCAATTTTAACTAGTACATTAGCCGTAGAAAACGACGAAGTGCTGAAAGAAGATGTTTACAAGAAGATTTATAGCAAGTTGTAA
- a CDS encoding Panacea domain-containing protein, whose product MEITLAQDKAFNALIYFAENIKPLYLTKAIKLLYIADEMAMKQSGVPVTWLNYKVWKLGPVAEDVYQKVKSAHLGHQKGDGSHSISHLTVSSRSGALGDGILLEPAKAFDDSQFSDYDIEILDTVIKQYGKLNSDQLIDILHAEGTLWHKKVTANNLEEQFALKSNRSDFVIELTELLDTDFKKSAFEVAYQSYLMQNELL is encoded by the coding sequence ATGGAAATTACATTAGCACAAGACAAGGCCTTTAATGCGCTGATTTACTTTGCGGAAAATATAAAGCCATTATATCTCACTAAGGCTATAAAGCTATTATACATCGCCGATGAGATGGCTATGAAGCAATCTGGTGTACCTGTTACTTGGCTAAATTACAAAGTATGGAAATTGGGGCCGGTGGCAGAAGATGTTTATCAAAAAGTTAAATCAGCTCATTTAGGGCATCAAAAAGGCGATGGCTCTCATTCCATTTCACATTTAACGGTATCTTCTAGGTCTGGAGCTTTGGGAGATGGAATTCTATTAGAACCAGCAAAAGCATTTGATGATTCACAATTTTCAGACTACGATATTGAAATCTTGGATACAGTAATTAAACAATATGGTAAATTAAATTCTGATCAATTAATTGATATTCTACATGCTGAAGGTACACTTTGGCACAAAAAAGTAACCGCTAATAATCTTGAAGAGCAGTTTGCGTTAAAGAGCAATCGCTCTGACTTTGTCATAGAACTTACTGAATTATTAGATACCGATTTTAAAAAATCTGCCTTTGAGGTTGCTTACCAATCTTACCTCATGCAAAACGAATTGTTATAG